A genomic region of Dreissena polymorpha isolate Duluth1 chromosome 4, UMN_Dpol_1.0, whole genome shotgun sequence contains the following coding sequences:
- the LOC127876276 gene encoding uncharacterized protein LOC127876276 isoform X2, whose translation MHSMFHRTKLTCLNGIALKQLRNCKGIIYSKETSFLRCDKNLGSKMNDRASKKNGSLSIPLLLNFCHKHAKNRRVSNKNILMAGRLSFPISANVIEKSGRKMNARNPLEIKELLEELKPHLSLFFKLILEEKESLCSLLNKGKLPLTIRCSYIWDVSEFTNAQYLKMMFAKRQAQLAEKAKELMQFIYWKSTEATCLMKSDKLNIALEYMDNIKGQFEITDAGQLAYSADGWNVEKADEAFAFYTFYKIYGTIYLRMGTKENNKDKLNIALVKFGKAMDIIHSERSKKLKKVFKSDIAIIQNLHGCVYFSIGDLTNALECHKSAKVSDCTRPSFVSQRFEFAANIAACYQQMGLNTKIENDRMKHLSYALKEYDNCIGLNKQIGMQHSTTSLTILRNRADVFYVKGELERALTDGNNVLNIARQLYVSPHVDITVAIERAACYHFKLGKRLRDEDGEIGTDLMQKGLQLYEDMLFEICNGGLLPFENNDDRVIFSELEELIKNRHDPAQPNIDRSVYIEALDHIKNGDSSMCDGPNRIAYQHLIEWLRNRRMQLRTNKQYRNAKDNHIKLMEKLGLSKKAIEKTKHKYQ comes from the exons ATGCACAGTATGTTTCACAGAACGAAACTTACGTGTCTCAACGGTATTGCGCTGAAACAATTAAGGAACTGCAAAGGCATCATATACTCGAAAGAGACTTCTTTTCTAAGATGCGACAAAAATCTGGGAAGCAAGATGAACGATCGTGCGAGCAAGAAAAACGGTTCGCTTTCCATTCCATTATTGCTGAATTTTTGTCACAAACATGCAAAGAATCGGCGTGTTTCAAACAAGAATATATTGATGGCAGGAAGGCTTTCCTTTCCTATTTCTGCAAACGTAATAGAAAAATCTGGCCGGAAGATGAATGCTCGCAATCCGTTAGAAATAAAGGAACTTTTGGAAGAACTCAAGCCGCACCTCAGCTTGTTTTTCAAACTGATCTTAGAAGAGAAAGAATCGCTTTGTTCACTGTTGAACAAAGGAAAACTACCATTAACTATTAGATGCAGTTACATATGGGATGTCTCCGAGTTCACAAACGCACAATATTTGAAGATGATGTTCGCAAAAAGGCAAGCTCAGCTTGCTGAGAAAGCAAAAGAACTTATGCAGTTCATTTATTGGAAATCAACTGAAGCCACGTGTTTAATGAAAAGCGACAAGTTGAATATTGCTTTAGAGTATATGGACAATATCAAAGGTCAGTTTGAAATTACAGATGCTGGACAATTGGCCTACAGTGCCGATGGATGGAACGTAGAAAAGGCGGACGAAGCGTTTGctttttacactttttacaaaaTTTATGGGACTATTTACCTTCGAATGGGAACCAAGGAAAACAATAAGGACAAATTGAATATAGCATTGGTCAAGTTTGGAAAAGCGATGGATATCATACACAGCGAACGttcaaagaaattaaaaaaggtctttaaatCGGATATCGCGATAATCCAAAACCTTCATGGGTGTGTTTATTTTAGCATTGGTGATTTAACAAACGCTCTAGAATGTCACAAGTCTGCAAAGGTATCAGATTGTACTAGACCCAGTTTTGTCAGTCAAAGATTTGAATTTGCTGCAAACATAGCTGCGTGCTATCAACAGATGGGATTGAACACAAAGATTGAAAACGATCGCATGAAACATTTAAGCTATGCGCTAAAAGAATATGATAACTGCATCGGTCTCAACAAGCAAATCGGAATGCAGCATTCCACGACCTCTCTGACAATTCTTCGTAACCGTGCGGACGTATTTTACGTTAAA GGTGAACTGGAAAGAGCACTTACAGACGGAAACAATGTACTGAACATTGCAAGACAATTGTACGTCTCCCCACACGTTGATATAACGGTGGCAATAGAGCGAGCAGCGTGCTACCATTTCAAACTCGGGAAAAGATTAAGGGATGAAGACGGAGAAATAG GAACTGATTTAATGCAAAAGGGTCTACAATTATACGAAGACATGTTATTTGAGATTTGCAATGGTGGTCTTCTTCCCTTTGAAAACAACGACGATCGAGTTATTTTTTCTGAGCTGGAAGAACTTATAAAGAACCGTCATGATCCTGCTCAACCGAACATTGATCGATCCGTTTACATTGAGGCACTTGATCACATTAAAAATGGCGACAGTTCGATGTGCGACGGTCCCAATAGGATTGCATATCAACATTTGATTGAATGGCTACGAAATCGTAGGATGCAGCTCCGAACTAACAAGCAGTACAGGAATGCGAAAG aCAATCATATAAAACTGATGGAGAAACTTGGTCTCAGTAAGAAGGCCATCGAGAAAACTAAACACAAGTATCAG TAG
- the LOC127876276 gene encoding uncharacterized protein LOC127876276 isoform X1, with the protein MHSMFHRTKLTCLNGIALKQLRNCKGIIYSKETSFLRCDKNLGSKMNDRASKKNGSLSIPLLLNFCHKHAKNRRVSNKNILMAGRLSFPISANVIEKSGRKMNARNPLEIKELLEELKPHLSLFFKLILEEKESLCSLLNKGKLPLTIRCSYIWDVSEFTNAQYLKMMFAKRQAQLAEKAKELMQFIYWKSTEATCLMKSDKLNIALEYMDNIKGQFEITDAGQLAYSADGWNVEKADEAFAFYTFYKIYGTIYLRMGTKENNKDKLNIALVKFGKAMDIIHSERSKKLKKVFKSDIAIIQNLHGCVYFSIGDLTNALECHKSAKVSDCTRPSFVSQRFEFAANIAACYQQMGLNTKIENDRMKHLSYALKEYDNCIGLNKQIGMQHSTTSLTILRNRADVFYVKGELERALTDGNNVLNIARQLYVSPHVDITVAIERAACYHFKLGKRLRDEDGEIGTDLMQKGLQLYEDMLFEICNGGLLPFENNDDRVIFSELEELIKNRHDPAQPNIDRSVYIEALDHIKNGDSSMCDGPNRIAYQHLIEWLRNRRMQLRTNKQYRNAKDNHIKLMEKLGLSKKAIEKTKHKYQDFELGKFNKLINKKQSYVPDYEEQERVRQAIAAGAEIILDPNQKDMHQIERAFGGIDCCLDSGSFDNHDQDPSTSDNKEDRDIEHMLVGKRRDLRRQRSIDGSSDVLNSIVAEGEVKLRNLSTSKSSRSSLGSLKRKSSSVSSSGSFTEPWLKTSSFSSQTSQGESSFDNDIIEYDEDELRARDCDQKRQSWANAGKQESISSELSKLQVLDDEFEPVPKQLKVEETDDK; encoded by the exons ATGCACAGTATGTTTCACAGAACGAAACTTACGTGTCTCAACGGTATTGCGCTGAAACAATTAAGGAACTGCAAAGGCATCATATACTCGAAAGAGACTTCTTTTCTAAGATGCGACAAAAATCTGGGAAGCAAGATGAACGATCGTGCGAGCAAGAAAAACGGTTCGCTTTCCATTCCATTATTGCTGAATTTTTGTCACAAACATGCAAAGAATCGGCGTGTTTCAAACAAGAATATATTGATGGCAGGAAGGCTTTCCTTTCCTATTTCTGCAAACGTAATAGAAAAATCTGGCCGGAAGATGAATGCTCGCAATCCGTTAGAAATAAAGGAACTTTTGGAAGAACTCAAGCCGCACCTCAGCTTGTTTTTCAAACTGATCTTAGAAGAGAAAGAATCGCTTTGTTCACTGTTGAACAAAGGAAAACTACCATTAACTATTAGATGCAGTTACATATGGGATGTCTCCGAGTTCACAAACGCACAATATTTGAAGATGATGTTCGCAAAAAGGCAAGCTCAGCTTGCTGAGAAAGCAAAAGAACTTATGCAGTTCATTTATTGGAAATCAACTGAAGCCACGTGTTTAATGAAAAGCGACAAGTTGAATATTGCTTTAGAGTATATGGACAATATCAAAGGTCAGTTTGAAATTACAGATGCTGGACAATTGGCCTACAGTGCCGATGGATGGAACGTAGAAAAGGCGGACGAAGCGTTTGctttttacactttttacaaaaTTTATGGGACTATTTACCTTCGAATGGGAACCAAGGAAAACAATAAGGACAAATTGAATATAGCATTGGTCAAGTTTGGAAAAGCGATGGATATCATACACAGCGAACGttcaaagaaattaaaaaaggtctttaaatCGGATATCGCGATAATCCAAAACCTTCATGGGTGTGTTTATTTTAGCATTGGTGATTTAACAAACGCTCTAGAATGTCACAAGTCTGCAAAGGTATCAGATTGTACTAGACCCAGTTTTGTCAGTCAAAGATTTGAATTTGCTGCAAACATAGCTGCGTGCTATCAACAGATGGGATTGAACACAAAGATTGAAAACGATCGCATGAAACATTTAAGCTATGCGCTAAAAGAATATGATAACTGCATCGGTCTCAACAAGCAAATCGGAATGCAGCATTCCACGACCTCTCTGACAATTCTTCGTAACCGTGCGGACGTATTTTACGTTAAA GGTGAACTGGAAAGAGCACTTACAGACGGAAACAATGTACTGAACATTGCAAGACAATTGTACGTCTCCCCACACGTTGATATAACGGTGGCAATAGAGCGAGCAGCGTGCTACCATTTCAAACTCGGGAAAAGATTAAGGGATGAAGACGGAGAAATAG GAACTGATTTAATGCAAAAGGGTCTACAATTATACGAAGACATGTTATTTGAGATTTGCAATGGTGGTCTTCTTCCCTTTGAAAACAACGACGATCGAGTTATTTTTTCTGAGCTGGAAGAACTTATAAAGAACCGTCATGATCCTGCTCAACCGAACATTGATCGATCCGTTTACATTGAGGCACTTGATCACATTAAAAATGGCGACAGTTCGATGTGCGACGGTCCCAATAGGATTGCATATCAACATTTGATTGAATGGCTACGAAATCGTAGGATGCAGCTCCGAACTAACAAGCAGTACAGGAATGCGAAAG aCAATCATATAAAACTGATGGAGAAACTTGGTCTCAGTAAGAAGGCCATCGAGAAAACTAAACACAAGTATCAG GATTTCGAACTAGGGAAATTCAACAAACTCATTAACAAAAAACAGTCCTATGTCCCCGATTATGAAGAACAGGAACGTGTTAGACAAGCTATTGCAGCTGGTGCGGAAATCATACTAGATCCAAATCAGAAAGATATGCATCAGATTGAAAGGGCCTTTGGTGGAATCGACTGTTGCCTTGATAGTGGTTCTTTTGACAACCATGATCAAGATCCATCTACTTCTGATAACAAAGAAGATCGTGATATCGAACATATGTTAGTAGGCAAAAGACGAGATCTTAGGAGACAAAGAAGTATTGATGGTTCCAGTGATGTTTTAAATTCCATCGTCGCTGAAGGTGAAGTAAAACTACGTAATTTGTCCACATCAAAATCAAGTCGGTCTTCTTTAGGGAGCCTTAAAAGAAAAAGTTCATCGGTGTCATCGTCAGGTAGTTTTACAGAACCTTGGCTAAAAACTTCAAGTTTTTCATCGCAGACAAGTCAGGGTGAAAGTAGTTTTGATAATGACATAATCGAGTATGACGAAGACGAATTACGTGCACGTGACTGCGATCAGAAACGACAATCGTGGGCAAACGCTGGTAAACAAGAGTCTATCTCCAGCGAATTATCGAAGTTGCAGGTCCTCGATGACG AGTTCGAGCCAGTCCCGAAACAATTGAAGGTTGAAGAAACCGACGACAAATGA
- the LOC127876276 gene encoding uncharacterized protein LOC127876276 isoform X3 produces the protein MEVKRSSLSKQDSSFEDPFSVHPWDSLITKLCHEFSVEDSDFDNFLRSSKFRIGDDNYSRIQRLDGRTGRKYHAFFDCLEKKFNGKDETVEFLINLTASLNFHGDSGSVPFTRVFEQYKQESAKYHRQFTAKGLEPDPNFVGRVELSSKIIEILQKRPDEIGLSSERHPIGVVLCGLPGMGKTSLASQICYIMRFGSNVVRNWNIIVVNQRDKREVGELLADLIYSIGKDMGNDDFVCEFNSVTCQREKVMSLLKDLGERKGDYLVLLDNMDGHFNPEHSPCEEFLTEIFDTIAKVDNIKVVMTVCKSVSKSNASNLFGGKSAFRGHVIEFKLTGLSYEDAEQIMTKISRRVDQHKLDPRLCRQAFDACDGNPMGIKALSVLLRDPYNDDFVRSSFKTGELFNVMSCLKQSFAKTIPECLQRFIARLFVFNTNWFSVKDAQYVSQNETYVSQRYCAETIKELQRHHILERDFFSKMRQKSGKQDERSCEQEKRFAFHSIIAEFLSQTCKESACFKQEYIDGRKAFLSYFCKRNRKIWPEDECSQSVRNKGTFGRTQAAPQLVFQTDLRRERIALFTVEQRKTTINY, from the exons ATGGAAGTGAAACGGAGTTCACTAAGCAAACAGGACTCGAGCTTCGAGGACCCGTTTTCAGTCCATCCATGGGACAGCCTTATCACCAAACTATGCCACGAGTTCTCGGTCGAAGATTCAGACTTCGACAACTTTCTCAGAAGCTCAAAATTTCGAATCGGGGATGATAACTACAGCCGAATCCAACGTCTTGACGGGCGCACTGGCCGGAAATACCACGCGTTCTTTGATTGCCTGGAAAAGAAATTCAACGGAAAGGACGAGACTGTTGAGTTTTTGATAAACTTGACTGCAAGTTTAAACTTTCACGGGGATTCAG GCAGTGTGCCATTCACAAGGGTGTTCGAACAATATAAGCAAGAAAGCGCAAAATATCACAGACAATTTACAGCAAAAGGGCTTGAACCTGACCCGAACTTTGTTGGAAGAGTCGAGCTGTCAAGTAAAATCATAGAAATTCTTCAGAAACGGCCGGATGAAATTGGCTTAAGCTCCGAGAGACATCCAATAG GAGTCGTCCTTTGCGGGCTGCCTGGAATGGGTAAGACAAGTTTAGCAAGCCAGATATGTTACATCATGAGGTTTGGTTCCAATGTCGTAAGAAACTGGAATATCATCGTCGTCAATCAAAG GGACAAAAGAGAAGTTGGAGAGCTACTGGCCGATCTCATCTACAGCATTGGTAAAGATATGGGAAATGATGATTTCGTATGTGAGTTTAACTCCGTGACTTGTCAGAGAGAAAAGGTCATGTCTCTTCTAAAAGACCTTGGCGAGCGTAAAGGAG ATTACCTAGTACTTCTTGATAACATGGACGGACATTTTAATCCTGAACACTCACCTTGCGAAGAGTTCCTGACAGAAATCTTTGATACAATTGCAAAAGTTGACAAT ATCAAAGTTGTTATGACCGTCTGCAAGTCGGTGTCGAAATCAAATGCAAGTAATTTGTTCGGTGGAAAATCAGCGTTTAGAGGACATGTGATAGAATTTAAGCTAACCGGCTTATCATATGAGGACGCGGAGCAAATTATGACCAAAATCAGCAGGCGGGTAGATCAG CATAAATTAGACCCACGTTTATGCAGACAAGCATTTGATGCTTGTGACGGAAACCCCATGGGGATAAAGGCATTGTCTGTGTTACTTCGTGACCCGTATAACGATGACTTCGTACGTTCGTCGTTTAAAACTGGGGAACTGTTCAACGTGATGTCATGTTTGAAACAATCCTTCGCCAAGACAATCCCAGAATGTCTTCAGAGGTTTATTGCTAGATTATTTGTTTTCAATACGAATTGGTTTTCCGTTAAAGATGCACAGTATGTTTCACAGAACGAAACTTACGTGTCTCAACGGTATTGCGCTGAAACAATTAAGGAACTGCAAAGGCATCATATACTCGAAAGAGACTTCTTTTCTAAGATGCGACAAAAATCTGGGAAGCAAGATGAACGATCGTGCGAGCAAGAAAAACGGTTCGCTTTCCATTCCATTATTGCTGAATTTTTGTCACAAACATGCAAAGAATCGGCGTGTTTCAAACAAGAATATATTGATGGCAGGAAGGCTTTCCTTTCCTATTTCTGCAAACGTAATAGAAAAATCTGGCCGGAAGATGAATGCTCGCAATCCGTTAGAAATAAAGGAACTTTTGGAAGAACTCAAGCCGCACCTCAGCTTGTTTTTCAAACTGATCTTAGAAGAGAAAGAATCGCTTTGTTCACTGTTGAACAAAGGAAAACTACCATTAACTATTAG